TCAATCGTTCCGGCTGTGGTGTTTTTATTAGGATTGACAGCCGCCACTTTTGCCACGACTGATTCAGCTTTGACGGCTTTGACCACTTCATTTTGCGTCGATTTTTTAGGAATGGATAAAACTGAAAATCAAAATAAACCCAATATTGTTAGAACGCGCCACATGGTGCACATTGGTTTTTCGTTTTTGATGTTTTTGGTCATTATAATCTTCAATGCCGTGAATGATGCCTCAGTCGTGAAGATGATCTTTAAGATTGCGTCCTATACTTACGGACCGCTGTTAGGACTTTACGCCTTCGGTTTGTTTATGAAATCGAAAACAGTGCACGACAAGTTCGTTCCTTTTATTTGCTTGATTTCGCCGGCGATTTGTTTTTTTATCAGCAAGTATTCCGCAGAACTTTTTGGCGATTATACTTTTGACAACGAATTGATAATTGTAAACGGTTTGATAACTTTTATCGGCTTGCTACTCATCAGTAAACCAGCAACAGAAAACACCCGATATTAGTACTGATTGGTAGCCAACATAACCAGTGTGCAAGCTACTTCTACTTTAATTCCGTTACCCTGAAGCAATTGGTAAAACTCAGGATTTTCAGTTCCCGGATTGAAAATGACGCGCTTTGGTTTGGTTTCAATAATGTAATTATAATAATCGCGTTGACGTAACGGATTTAGATATAAAGTCACAGTATCTATATTCTTAAGCGGGATATTTTTAGTATAAATTTTTACTCCGGCTACCTCTCCGGTATTTTGTCCGATGGCCAATACAGTGTGTCCTTTTTCAACCAGTTTGGTAATAGCTAAAAAAGCATAACGTTCCGGTTTTGTGGTTGCACCCAGTACAAGCGTTTTCTTATTTTTCATGATTTTCATTTCTATGTTCCAAAGATAATAGTAACTTTATAATTCGGTAGGTTTATTTAACGTCTATTTAATATTTAAAACGGAAGTCAGGATTTATCTTTGCCAAAAAAACTATGGAGCTTTTTATTTTTCTGTTTGCCGCGCTATTCTCCGTCCTGAACCCTATCGGCACAGTGCCTATTTTTGTTGGGTTAACACAAGATTACACCAAAAAAGAACGAGCCAAAGTATCGCTTTGGACCTCCATTAATGTTTTTATCATACTGATGATTTCGTTTTTTGTCGGACAATATGTTTTGTCCTTTTTCGGAATCACTATAACCGCACTCCGAATTGCCGGTGGGATTATCATTGCCAGTTCAGGGTTTTCGCTTTTGAATGGTAAATTCAGTAAAAACAGAGGTATTAATAAAAAGTAGAAGAAGATATTCAGGGTCGCAATGCTATTGCTTTGACACCATTAGCAATGCCCATGCTTGCCGGACCGGGCTCTATTTCTTTATTGATTGCCTTTTATCAAGAACACAATACGACCAATGAAATTCTGTTTTCTTGTTTGGCCATTTTGGTAGTCAGCGTGCTGATTTATGTCATTTTGCACAGTGCTCATTACTTGGCCAAATTTCTGGGTGCTTCCGGAATTGTAGCTATTTCGAGGATTGTTGGTTTCCTAACCATTTCAATCGGAATTCAATACATTATCAGTTCGGTTTTAGCCATTATCAGAGGAATTTAAACGGTACTACTAGCTTCAGTATCCTTTTCTTTGAGTTTTGCTCTATCTTTCTTCGGTAAAAGTTATTTTTTGGGATTACTGGGGTAGCACAGCTACGAACAAAACCCGAACAAAGCCAGAACCAATATCGAAGAAAAGGGAACCGATTTCCAAAAAAAAATCCCAAATACTAAAGTCAGCATCCGGGATTTGTATTATAAATACCTAACGGTTAATTTTTCGGTAAAAAGATTTCGGCCATCATACAACGGGCACTTCCTCCGCCACAAGCTTCGATAGTATCTAAACTTGAATGGATGATTTCCACATGAGCTTCCAATTGAGCGATTTGCTTTTTGGTTAAACTTTTATACGCGGATTCACTCATTACCAAGAATCGTTCGTCGTTCTTCCCTTTTACTTCGAGCATGTTGCCGGCAAAGTTGTTGACTTGGTCTTCTGTAATTAAAATGACTTCTTTATCATCACCGCGAAGGCTGTCTAACACCATTTTGCGTTCTTTCTTGTCGTCAATACAGTCGGCACAAATTACGGCAAACGTATCGCCAAGACACATCATTACATTAGTATGGTATATTAATTTTCTTTCTCCTTTTACAGTCTGGAAGGCCTCAAAAATCACCGGTGTAAATTCGAAATCCTCACAAAACTCAATCATCAACTCTTCGTCAGCTCTTGGTGACAAGGCGCAATAGGCTTTCCCATTTTCACGGTCTAAAAGCAAGCTTCCGGTACCTTCAAGAAAAACATTGTCTTCTTCAGCCAACGTATAATCCATGATTTCGTTGATTTCGAATCCGTCATCTTCTAAA
Above is a genomic segment from Flavobacterium phycosphaerae containing:
- a CDS encoding CoA-binding protein, producing MKNKKTLVLGATTKPERYAFLAITKLVEKGHTVLAIGQNTGEVAGVKIYTKNIPLKNIDTVTLYLNPLRQRDYYNYIIETKPKRVIFNPGTENPEFYQLLQGNGIKVEVACTLVMLATNQY
- the ctlX gene encoding citrulline utilization hydrolase CtlX produces the protein MKQTTNAILMIRPVAFRMNEQTAVNNYYQKVLDGLSPETVNAKAQAEFDAFVNKLRKVGVNVVVVEDTLEPNTPDSIFPNNWISFHENGDVVLYPMFAENRRAERREDILDILEDDGFEINEIMDYTLAEEDNVFLEGTGSLLLDRENGKAYCALSPRADEELMIEFCEDFEFTPVIFEAFQTVKGERKLIYHTNVMMCLGDTFAVICADCIDDKKERKMVLDSLRGDDKEVILITEDQVNNFAGNMLEVKGKNDERFLVMSESAYKSLTKKQIAQLEAHVEIIHSSLDTIEACGGGSARCMMAEIFLPKN